The following are encoded together in the Deltaproteobacteria bacterium genome:
- a CDS encoding glycosyltransferase family 4 protein, translating to MRILILSPHPIESPGPRFRIYQYLSYFKEAGIEYKVGAFLNSAEYMHIYNDPATSLFEKSNAMVKGLLRQIHNISDIKSYDEVIVYREAILFGRPWIERYISMRKIPIIFDFDDAIWMPVKSTTGISPFLKRLIKSERKFDEIIGLSTHIIAGNNYLVSHAKLYNDHISVIPTIVDTDYYKSTDIKQDKSNVVIGWIGSGSTAMYLKLLDNIWKRLPENCSLKIIGGGYNPDGIKTENVKWSLDTELTEMSEFDIGIMPLPDNEWTRGKCGLKVLQYMAMEMPCAASPVGVNTGIIQDGINGFLAKDEKEWVEKLSLLIENPELRQRLGMAGRKTVEERYSVKDWAPVYLKIIKEVINKKR from the coding sequence ATGAGAATATTAATTCTATCGCCTCATCCAATAGAATCCCCTGGACCCAGATTCCGCATATATCAATATCTCTCATACTTTAAAGAAGCAGGCATTGAATACAAGGTAGGAGCATTCCTTAACAGTGCAGAGTATATGCACATATATAACGATCCTGCCACTTCTTTATTCGAGAAATCAAATGCAATGGTAAAAGGCCTATTAAGACAGATACACAATATCTCCGATATCAAGTCTTACGATGAAGTAATAGTTTATAGGGAGGCAATATTATTTGGCAGACCATGGATAGAAAGGTATATCTCAATGAGAAAAATACCGATCATATTTGATTTTGATGATGCGATATGGATGCCGGTTAAAAGTACAACAGGCATAAGCCCTTTCTTAAAAAGGCTTATAAAATCAGAAAGGAAGTTTGATGAGATAATAGGACTTTCTACGCACATAATAGCGGGGAATAATTATCTCGTCTCGCATGCAAAGTTATACAATGATCACATCTCTGTAATACCGACTATTGTAGATACGGATTATTATAAATCTACAGATATTAAACAAGACAAAAGCAATGTCGTGATTGGCTGGATAGGCAGCGGATCTACAGCTATGTATCTTAAATTGCTTGATAATATCTGGAAGCGATTACCTGAAAATTGCAGCCTAAAAATTATCGGTGGGGGGTACAATCCTGATGGTATCAAAACCGAAAATGTTAAATGGTCATTGGACACGGAATTAACAGAGATGTCTGAATTTGACATAGGTATTATGCCTTTGCCGGATAATGAGTGGACAAGAGGTAAGTGTGGATTGAAGGTATTGCAGTATATGGCTATGGAGATGCCGTGCGCGGCTTCTCCTGTTGGCGTAAATACAGGAATAATACAGGATGGTATCAATGGTTTTCTTGCCAAAGATGAAAAAGAATGGGTTGAGAAGCTATCTTTGTTGATTGAAAATCCTGAGTTAAGGCAAAGGCTTGGTATGGCAGGAAGAAAAACAGTTGAAGAGCGGTATTCGGTAAAGGACTGGGCCCCGGTATATTTGAAGATTATAAAAGAAGTTATAAATAAAAAGAGATAA
- a CDS encoding glycosyltransferase family 39 protein: MKTFAISLKRNAALLFKNRKLNLFLLFSAYFFIGVLFTRLMKSTGVGYSVDDNLRYNHLSNQILAGNFNLNIGIFIVAPLYPYLEAFVKLLTGNHWIIGMIFVQIILFSLSGIYLYLIAELLFEEYSRRIPLLSAFIYLIFPMTMWFVGTFSQEMLFQSLFIITIYYLLKALKEQNLKSLITSAFLYLLTFLTKSHILLFSPFIVLIIFISMNTTKIRKLVYSLMFGGICLLFTLPYGLYNLRVNGVYTFSTNGADFFFYTGNNESTYKFLVATPSINSSEYKWLASMSWIPSDAVKDRKLYIIKALQWIKDNPRKFIELKKVDLFQFLTPGVSYKHYPFNKWLQSFIVSLPIYLFGYLGIIIALTKDFRKHVWILSLFLTMIIFSVGFYVQNRFRTITIEPFYIVYSAFGIWYFLKQIPLGKILQH, encoded by the coding sequence ATGAAAACTTTTGCAATAAGCCTGAAAAGAAATGCGGCACTATTATTTAAAAATCGTAAACTAAATTTGTTCCTTTTATTTTCAGCCTATTTTTTTATTGGTGTTTTGTTTACACGTTTAATGAAATCAACTGGAGTTGGTTATTCGGTTGATGATAACTTGAGATACAATCATTTAAGTAATCAAATTCTTGCAGGGAATTTCAATCTTAATATTGGCATTTTTATTGTAGCTCCTTTGTATCCGTATTTGGAAGCCTTTGTCAAATTATTAACTGGTAACCACTGGATAATAGGTATGATATTTGTTCAGATAATATTGTTCTCTTTATCTGGCATATATTTGTACCTTATAGCCGAACTGCTTTTTGAGGAGTATTCAAGAAGAATACCTTTATTAAGTGCTTTTATATACTTAATCTTCCCTATGACTATGTGGTTTGTTGGAACATTCTCACAGGAGATGCTTTTTCAATCTTTATTTATAATAACGATTTATTATTTATTAAAAGCTCTTAAAGAACAAAACCTTAAATCGCTAATTACAAGTGCATTTTTATATTTACTTACATTTCTAACCAAATCGCATATATTATTATTCTCACCATTCATTGTACTTATTATCTTTATTTCAATGAATACTACAAAAATAAGAAAATTGGTCTATAGCCTTATGTTTGGGGGAATATGCTTATTATTTACGCTTCCGTACGGATTATATAATTTGCGAGTTAATGGAGTTTATACTTTTTCAACCAATGGAGCTGATTTTTTCTTTTATACAGGCAACAATGAATCAACATATAAATTTTTGGTTGCGACCCCTTCAATCAATAGCAGTGAATACAAATGGTTGGCAAGCATGAGTTGGATTCCATCTGATGCGGTAAAAGACCGTAAGTTATATATTATAAAAGCTTTGCAATGGATTAAGGATAATCCAAGAAAATTTATTGAACTAAAGAAAGTAGATTTATTTCAATTTCTTACACCAGGTGTAAGTTATAAACATTATCCATTTAATAAATGGCTCCAGAGTTTTATAGTATCTTTACCTATTTATTTGTTTGGATATTTAGGGATAATAATAGCATTAACAAAAGATTTTAGGAAACATGTCTGGATTTTAAGTTTATTTTTAACCATGATAATTTTCTCTGTAGGTTTTTATGTTCAAAATAGATTTAGAACCATTACTATAGAGCCTTTTTATATAGTATATTCAGCATTTGGAATTTGGTATTTTTTAAAACAGATCCCTTTAGGGAAGATATTACAACATTAG
- a CDS encoding class I SAM-dependent methyltransferase: MGYYTDKIEVLKNIFGTENVNLSSEGLLVDKHFYPIVDDVIVLLDPIQYTEHLKKRLKITTDKINNKSSEFAEDIQFTFGEEWQKFSRILPEHKQEFLQYFDLIDLNSIKNKRVCDLGCGIGRWSYFLRDKCKELVLVDFSESIFIARNNLKDSNALFFMCDIKKLPFRDSFADLIFCLGVLHHLPTDALDEVKNLKKYSPLLLIYLYYALDNRPIHFRILFFHVTILRKLVSRIRNPLFRSIFTWFTTITGYLPMIELGKILKPIGLSKHIPLYESYNKNTIKRIKQDVYDRFFTNIEQRLSRNQIAALNKEFSTVIISDNLPYWHFLCER; the protein is encoded by the coding sequence GTGGGATATTATACAGACAAAATAGAGGTCTTGAAAAATATCTTTGGTACAGAGAATGTAAACCTTAGTTCGGAAGGCTTACTTGTCGACAAACACTTTTATCCTATAGTTGATGATGTAATTGTTTTGCTGGATCCAATACAATATACAGAACATCTTAAAAAGAGATTAAAGATCACTACAGATAAAATAAACAATAAATCCTCTGAGTTCGCAGAAGATATTCAATTTACATTTGGTGAAGAGTGGCAGAAATTTTCAAGAATATTACCGGAGCATAAACAAGAATTTCTTCAATACTTTGATCTGATAGATTTGAACAGTATAAAAAACAAAAGGGTTTGTGATCTCGGATGCGGTATTGGAAGGTGGAGTTACTTTCTGAGAGACAAATGCAAGGAACTTGTACTGGTAGATTTTTCTGAATCGATATTTATCGCACGTAATAATTTAAAAGACAGTAACGCTCTGTTTTTTATGTGTGACATTAAGAAATTACCATTTAGAGACAGTTTCGCTGATTTGATATTCTGTCTTGGTGTTCTACATCATTTACCCACCGACGCACTTGATGAAGTTAAAAATTTGAAAAAATACTCCCCTCTTCTTTTGATATACTTATATTATGCTCTCGATAATAGACCAATCCATTTTCGTATTTTGTTTTTCCATGTTACCATTTTACGGAAATTGGTTTCAAGGATCAGGAATCCTTTATTTCGTTCGATTTTTACCTGGTTCACAACAATTACGGGATATTTACCAATGATAGAGTTAGGTAAGATACTAAAACCTATCGGGTTGTCAAAACATATTCCCCTGTATGAGTCTTATAACAAGAATACCATAAAGCGTATAAAGCAGGATGTATATGATCGGTTTTTTACCAACATAGAGCAGAGGCTCAGTAGAAATCAGATTGCGGCATTAAATAAAGAGTTTTCCACTGTTATTATTTCGGACAACCTGCCATATTGGCATTTTTTATGTGAGAGATGA
- a CDS encoding SDR family oxidoreductase: MKILITGGKGLLGNSILKTTPSNKDIIWTYFKNPPQTHVPNAVYMDLSNKDTVEHVFSNFIPDWVIHTAGNGNVDWCEKNKEEAYRINVEGTENIVFACKKYKAKIIYISSNAVFDGNNPPYKETDLATPVNFYGHTKIICEHIVKAFIEDSVIVRPILMYGWDSEGERSNPVTRLVKTLKKHKTVKMVNDIFVNPLYDMDCAHGIWKIIESGKTGTYNFAGKDCMNRYEMAIETARVWGLDDNLIEPVKNAYFKDIAPRPFNTCYDTTKMEKDLGIKPRSFKEGLLLMKKERE; the protein is encoded by the coding sequence ATGAAGATTTTAATTACAGGCGGCAAGGGATTATTAGGCAACAGTATATTAAAAACAACCCCTTCAAACAAAGATATTATCTGGACATACTTTAAAAATCCCCCCCAAACACATGTTCCAAATGCAGTATACATGGACCTGAGTAATAAGGATACTGTTGAGCATGTTTTCAGTAATTTTATACCGGATTGGGTTATACACACTGCCGGGAATGGTAATGTTGATTGGTGCGAAAAGAACAAGGAAGAGGCATACAGAATCAATGTTGAAGGTACCGAGAATATAGTTTTTGCCTGTAAAAAGTACAAAGCGAAGATAATTTATATATCTTCGAATGCTGTTTTTGACGGTAACAATCCTCCCTATAAAGAAACTGATCTCGCAACACCTGTCAATTTCTACGGACATACAAAGATTATATGCGAACATATTGTAAAGGCTTTTATAGAGGATTCCGTCATAGTGAGACCAATCCTTATGTACGGCTGGGACAGCGAAGGCGAGAGAAGCAATCCTGTAACAAGGCTGGTCAAGACATTAAAAAAACATAAAACAGTAAAAATGGTTAATGATATTTTTGTAAATCCCCTGTATGATATGGATTGTGCACATGGTATTTGGAAGATTATAGAGAGTGGAAAAACCGGCACCTATAATTTCGCAGGTAAAGACTGTATGAACAGGTATGAGATGGCAATCGAAACTGCACGGGTATGGGGATTGGATGATAATTTGATAGAACCAGTAAAAAATGCATATTTTAAAGACATTGCTCCAAGACCGTTCAATACATGCTATGACACGACAAAAATGGAAAAAGACTTAGGCATAAAACCCCGTTCGTTTAAGGAGGGGTTACTGCTTATGAAAAAAGAGAGGGAATAA
- a CDS encoding glycosyltransferase encodes MPLCTNPINKRNKVLYITYNGLCQPLGQSQVIPYIIGLSKQGYKFTVLSFEHHYEKDFETEQKKVQTLLDNAGIKWIPIKYHKHPMFFSSLYDIMYGILKALIFFTKESYYIVHARSYVPGMMALMLKKIFKTKFIFDMRGMMADEKVDAEQWTRKSTSYKTTKWAERKMLINADAIVVLTDKIKTYLQSFAYINAPISVIPTCVDPSRFPNRNNSPTCLSDEYTGTFIKAGLLDEDQRHQMRKELDIDDKIVIVYSGSIGTWYLFDKMVEFFKVIKANEPKAHFLLLNKTEHAYALRILKDQDVSPEDHTIQGVSPDEVHKYLWASDMGIFFIKPSFSKQSSSPTKLAEYLSCGLPVIGNSGVGDTEEIILENALGSIVYKFEQKEYRRAFDRAMQLINDPDFDKRAQGMVDTSLSVKVGVKRYRWIYDKL; translated from the coding sequence ATGCCATTATGTACCAATCCTATTAATAAAAGAAACAAAGTCCTTTATATTACCTACAACGGTCTCTGTCAGCCGCTGGGACAATCGCAGGTGATACCTTATATAATTGGGCTTTCTAAACAGGGATATAAGTTTACAGTATTATCTTTTGAGCACCATTATGAAAAGGACTTTGAGACAGAGCAAAAAAAGGTTCAAACTTTACTTGATAATGCCGGGATCAAATGGATCCCTATTAAATATCATAAACATCCGATGTTCTTTTCTTCCCTATATGATATAATGTATGGAATCCTCAAGGCTCTAATCTTTTTTACAAAAGAATCTTATTATATTGTCCATGCACGCAGCTATGTTCCAGGTATGATGGCTTTGATGTTAAAAAAGATATTCAAAACAAAATTCATCTTTGATATGCGAGGTATGATGGCAGATGAAAAGGTTGATGCTGAACAGTGGACAAGAAAAAGTACAAGCTACAAAACTACAAAATGGGCTGAAAGAAAAATGCTTATCAATGCGGATGCAATTGTTGTATTAACAGATAAGATTAAAACTTATCTTCAATCCTTTGCGTACATTAATGCTCCAATAAGCGTTATCCCAACATGCGTTGATCCAAGCCGGTTCCCTAATAGGAATAATTCCCCGACCTGTCTTTCAGATGAGTACACAGGCACATTTATTAAAGCGGGTTTGTTGGATGAAGACCAGCGTCATCAGATGCGTAAAGAACTCGATATCGATGATAAGATAGTAATTGTTTACTCCGGCTCTATCGGCACATGGTATCTATTTGATAAAATGGTTGAGTTTTTCAAAGTGATAAAGGCTAATGAGCCAAAGGCACATTTTTTACTGCTCAATAAAACAGAGCATGCCTATGCCCTGCGCATACTGAAGGATCAGGACGTTTCACCTGAGGATCATACGATTCAAGGGGTATCACCGGATGAAGTGCACAAATATCTGTGGGCATCGGATATGGGCATATTCTTTATAAAACCAAGTTTTTCTAAGCAATCCTCATCTCCAACCAAGCTTGCGGAATATTTATCCTGCGGTTTACCAGTTATAGGGAATTCAGGCGTAGGAGATACAGAGGAGATAATCCTTGAAAATGCTCTTGGCTCTATCGTTTATAAGTTTGAGCAGAAGGAGTACAGAAGGGCGTTTGATAGAGCAATGCAGTTGATAAACGATCCAGATTTTGATAAAAGAGCGCAGGGGATGGTTGATACATCATTATCCGTAAAGGTTGGGGTGAAAAGGTATAGGTGGATTTACGATAAACTGTAA
- a CDS encoding glycosyltransferase translates to MKRILVLNFFPAFYPPQSGGELRYFNFYNELSKVYNITLLSPTYNHHKFEIVEFNKTFREYRIPKEDIHNKLHLDIDQKRLAPEVSALVCALSTKYPNNYHKYYLTLYKDADIIIHESPYMLNYDFFFGVDKKPRIYNSYNCESNLVRQMWKGNYAEEFISFIERLERRLAANADIIFTVSDEEKEKFSADFNINPDKIALAPNGIDPNDFRFFRKAISNKRKTALFIGSWHPPNIEAAEFIANTLTPMCPEIDFIIAGAVGDHIKGIKLRNVKLLGKVDNAVKQRLFETADIAINPMFSGAGTNLKTLEYLAAGLPLLSTNMGIRGLNLKDGVHFILAEKNNFADRLKRLAANPVEAEKLSSIGKQYIIQNYSWKNIVENAREQIEKMLTKTSFRKTIVVLNDFKVSRPYSGGEVRINKLYSRISSHVNVLLICFNNENIIERTNITEHFIEIAIPKTKEHLEEETRINSLYSVSATDVVNSYMVANNAMIVDAIKDLATFGDILILSHPYMAILTEYSKPIPIIYESLNAEFQLKEQMLLKHPKYQELMSQVYKIEKLACENSQFIVASSKDDYAPLLKVSEAAKDIFVIPNGVELLYDTLYDIKSIKDFFYGYPIIVFLGSAHKPNIDALRFIIDELAVKLKDFYFIVIGSVGDAVAKPSAKNVLLFGKLEEEYKNILLKIADVAINPMMEGSGSNLKVAEYFSNRLPVITTSMGARGYDITSGTEAIICDLANFTNCISQLMSNNELRSRLSEKGYEYCKKNLDWSYLGDAFYNIINQRILHQVDKKKALVITYRYTLPPLGGAEVYLSNVIKELSKTDKFTFDIVTTDIFEIFNKYHFATEFTFIGQQKIPVDKNIDVYRFKTDTILDEEKYINAKTLYQLWMAESINISEKFSDTYSFPLLMGGWHFPESINNGFQLWSSPDALIYAKGIKEIVIKAYTPERKTLSIYGDESLIHQQEINGLFSLTLNVKDVIALHLKTEPNYAPFDVRPLGVLLYSLQYKTSDKEGYIRLDYCYKDYLKENHIEEYIESLIQTARTRKGEIEGFFHTIRGPNSQDLEMFLNKAIKNYDIVLGHSIPFKTSLIAAKYAKKYNMPLVLLPHFHFDDEFYHWKEYYNAMICADAVIGFPEIAQKLFYNKIGVQSNLLPGGAVYENENDKIDSSEFLKSYKSRLPFFLILGRKSGSKKYQSIIEASRKSIKKDNKFNLVMIGRDEDKIHVSTSDVIYLGEQPREVVLGALKECIGLINMSESESFGMVILEAWMQKKPVIINKRCHAFAELVQDNVNGLLATEQNLHEKIEYILENEVHAEQMGLNGYNKVTVDYTWKSVASKFQDIFENLIKSRFRIEHFSYNKEKEEFIKHKKDIDDLFNIFKQAGIKELNTHINIIDIGSGLGMHAGFLSTIFNEVTGVDIIDYNHLYNGEFPRLLVEKYERNGFPIDVNKINFITSDAAALPFDNNFFDVCVSFDAFEHIEEPDKALSEIIRITKPGGYIYIKFDPIWTADTGNHFFHRVQEPWAHLMVTDEEFIQKMTLGGATQFEINEYKHALNRKRLNYYLKFFDKTIKGGKVKVLYHDKWSGVVNEQHMKHGNLRQLLSKGFSEEELLTRGLRYVLQINKT, encoded by the coding sequence ATGAAGCGAATTCTGGTACTTAATTTCTTTCCTGCTTTTTATCCACCACAAAGTGGCGGGGAGTTGAGGTATTTTAATTTCTACAATGAACTTAGTAAAGTTTATAATATAACATTATTATCACCCACATATAATCACCACAAGTTTGAAATAGTAGAATTTAATAAAACCTTTAGAGAATACAGGATACCCAAAGAGGATATACACAATAAACTTCACCTTGATATAGATCAAAAAAGATTAGCCCCGGAGGTTTCAGCTTTAGTGTGTGCGCTAAGTACAAAATATCCTAATAATTATCATAAATACTATTTAACCTTATACAAGGATGCAGATATCATCATACATGAGTCGCCTTATATGTTAAATTACGATTTCTTTTTTGGTGTGGATAAGAAACCAAGAATATATAATAGCTATAATTGTGAAAGCAACCTTGTAAGACAAATGTGGAAAGGTAACTATGCAGAAGAATTTATTTCATTTATCGAGAGATTGGAAAGAAGGTTAGCTGCTAATGCAGACATTATTTTTACAGTATCTGATGAAGAAAAAGAGAAATTTAGTGCAGATTTTAACATAAATCCTGATAAAATAGCATTAGCGCCGAATGGAATAGATCCGAATGATTTTAGGTTTTTCAGAAAAGCTATCTCAAATAAAAGAAAAACGGCCCTTTTTATAGGTAGCTGGCATCCACCTAATATAGAGGCTGCAGAATTTATCGCAAATACGCTTACACCAATGTGTCCCGAAATAGACTTTATAATAGCTGGAGCAGTAGGTGATCATATTAAAGGGATTAAATTAAGAAATGTGAAACTCCTTGGTAAAGTTGACAATGCAGTAAAACAAAGATTGTTTGAAACGGCTGATATTGCTATTAACCCCATGTTTTCCGGTGCCGGTACGAATCTAAAAACACTTGAGTATTTAGCGGCAGGACTTCCCTTACTCTCTACCAATATGGGTATCAGGGGATTGAATTTGAAAGACGGTGTACATTTTATTTTAGCAGAAAAAAATAATTTTGCAGACAGATTGAAACGTCTTGCTGCTAATCCGGTAGAAGCTGAAAAACTCTCCAGTATTGGGAAGCAATATATTATTCAAAATTATTCATGGAAGAATATTGTTGAGAATGCCAGAGAGCAAATAGAAAAAATGCTTACAAAAACTTCGTTCAGAAAGACAATTGTTGTATTAAATGATTTCAAAGTGTCAAGGCCGTACAGCGGCGGAGAGGTTCGTATAAATAAATTATATAGCCGGATTTCAAGCCATGTAAATGTATTATTAATTTGTTTTAACAATGAGAATATTATTGAGAGAACTAATATCACGGAACATTTCATAGAAATAGCTATACCAAAAACAAAAGAGCATTTAGAAGAAGAAACGAGGATAAACAGTCTTTATTCAGTAAGTGCAACAGATGTTGTTAACTCATATATGGTAGCAAATAATGCTATGATAGTTGATGCCATAAAAGATTTAGCCACATTTGGAGATATTTTAATTCTTTCCCATCCATATATGGCGATACTCACTGAATACAGCAAACCAATACCGATCATCTACGAATCTCTTAATGCAGAGTTCCAGCTAAAAGAACAAATGTTATTGAAACACCCAAAGTATCAGGAACTCATGAGTCAGGTCTATAAAATAGAAAAATTAGCATGTGAAAATAGTCAATTTATTGTTGCTTCTTCTAAGGATGATTACGCACCTCTTTTAAAGGTAAGTGAAGCAGCAAAAGATATTTTTGTAATACCAAATGGTGTAGAGCTTTTGTACGATACTCTGTATGATATTAAATCAATAAAAGATTTTTTTTATGGATATCCTATTATTGTTTTTTTGGGGAGTGCCCATAAACCCAATATTGATGCACTTAGGTTCATTATTGATGAATTGGCTGTAAAACTAAAGGATTTCTATTTCATAGTTATTGGTTCTGTGGGTGATGCAGTTGCAAAGCCATCGGCTAAAAATGTGCTTCTGTTTGGAAAATTAGAAGAAGAGTATAAGAATATTCTACTCAAGATTGCAGATGTTGCTATAAACCCTATGATGGAAGGTTCGGGATCGAACCTAAAAGTAGCAGAGTATTTCTCAAACAGACTTCCCGTGATTACAACCTCTATGGGAGCAAGGGGGTATGATATAACCAGTGGGACAGAAGCGATTATATGCGATCTTGCAAATTTTACAAATTGTATTTCACAATTGATGAGCAATAATGAACTTCGCTCAAGATTATCCGAGAAAGGATATGAATACTGCAAAAAAAATCTTGATTGGTCTTATCTCGGGGATGCTTTTTACAACATAATAAACCAGAGGATCCTCCATCAAGTAGATAAAAAGAAGGCCCTGGTAATTACTTATAGATACACTTTGCCTCCATTAGGAGGAGCTGAGGTTTATCTCTCAAATGTGATTAAAGAATTGTCAAAAACTGATAAATTTACCTTTGATATTGTAACAACGGATATTTTTGAGATTTTTAACAAATACCATTTTGCCACAGAATTTACTTTTATCGGTCAGCAAAAAATCCCAGTTGATAAAAATATAGATGTTTATAGATTTAAAACGGATACTATTCTTGATGAGGAAAAATATATAAATGCTAAAACTCTTTACCAACTTTGGATGGCGGAATCTATAAATATTTCAGAAAAATTCTCAGATACATATTCTTTCCCACTCCTTATGGGTGGCTGGCATTTCCCTGAGAGTATCAATAATGGATTTCAGCTGTGGTCAAGTCCTGATGCACTTATATATGCAAAGGGAATTAAGGAAATAGTAATTAAAGCCTATACTCCTGAAAGAAAAACTCTCTCTATCTACGGAGATGAATCGTTGATCCACCAACAAGAGATTAATGGCCTTTTTAGTCTGACACTTAATGTTAAAGATGTTATTGCTCTCCACCTTAAAACAGAACCCAATTACGCCCCTTTTGATGTTAGGCCCCTTGGAGTGCTTCTTTATTCTTTGCAATATAAGACTTCGGACAAAGAAGGATACATAAGGCTTGATTATTGCTATAAAGATTATCTGAAGGAAAATCATATTGAGGAGTATATCGAATCATTGATACAAACAGCAAGAACAAGAAAGGGTGAAATTGAAGGATTTTTTCATACAATACGAGGACCAAACTCACAAGATTTGGAAATGTTTTTGAATAAAGCTATAAAGAATTATGATATAGTTTTAGGGCACAGTATCCCTTTCAAGACCTCGCTCATAGCAGCAAAATATGCAAAAAAATATAATATGCCCCTTGTACTTCTTCCCCATTTTCATTTTGACGATGAATTTTATCATTGGAAAGAATATTATAATGCTATGATTTGTGCAGATGCGGTGATCGGCTTCCCAGAAATTGCACAAAAGTTATTCTACAATAAAATTGGAGTACAGAGTAACCTCCTTCCTGGCGGAGCAGTATATGAAAATGAAAATGATAAGATTGATAGTTCAGAGTTTCTAAAATCTTATAAGTCACGGTTACCGTTTTTTCTGATTCTCGGTAGAAAATCAGGTTCTAAAAAATACCAGTCCATAATAGAAGCATCTCGGAAAAGTATTAAAAAAGATAATAAATTTAACTTGGTAATGATCGGAAGAGACGAAGACAAAATCCATGTCAGCACTTCGGATGTAATTTATTTGGGCGAGCAACCAAGAGAAGTTGTTTTGGGAGCATTAAAAGAATGTATTGGATTAATCAATATGAGTGAAAGCGAAAGCTTTGGTATGGTTATACTTGAAGCATGGATGCAAAAAAAACCGGTTATCATCAATAAAAGATGCCATGCATTCGCTGAATTAGTTCAAGACAATGTAAACGGTTTGTTGGCAACAGAACAGAATTTACACGAGAAAATAGAATATATCTTAGAAAATGAAGTCCATGCAGAACAAATGGGATTAAACGGATATAATAAAGTAACAGTTGATTATACATGGAAATCAGTTGCTTCAAAATTCCAGGATATATTTGAAAACTTAATTAAATCAAGGTTTAGAATAGAACACTTTAGCTATAATAAGGAAAAAGAAGAATTTATCAAACACAAAAAAGATATAGATGATTTATTCAACATTTTCAAACAAGCTGGCATTAAAGAATTAAATACACATATAAATATTATAGATATAGGGTCAGGATTGGGTATGCACGCAGGATTTCTGTCTACTATTTTTAATGAAGTAACAGGCGTTGATATCATTGATTATAATCATTTATACAATGGCGAATTTCCAAGATTACTTGTAGAAAAATACGAGAGGAATGGGTTCCCTATTGACGTAAATAAAATAAATTTCATTACATCGGATGCGGCGGCTTTGCCTTTCGATAATAATTTCTTCGATGTTTGCGTTTCTTTTGATGCATTTGAGCATATAGAAGAACCAGACAAAGCACTAAGTGAAATCATAAGAATAACCAAACCGGGTGGATATATATACATCAAATTTGATCCCATATGGACTGCTGATACAGGAAATCATTTCTTTCATAGAGTGCAAGAACCATGGGCACATCTAATGGTGACTGATGAAGAATTTATACAAAAAATGACTCTTGGTGGAGCAACACAGTTTGAAATAAACGAGTATAAACATGCTTTAAATAGAAAAAGATTAAATTATTATTTAAAATTTTTTGATAAGACGATTAAGGGTGGGAAAGTCAAAGTTTTATACCACGATAAGTGGTCAGGGGTAGTTAATGAACAACACATGAAACACGGTAATTTAAGGCAACTGCTCTCAAAAGGCTTTTCAGAAGAAGAACTTTTAACGCGTGGGTTAAGATATGTGTTACAGATAAATAAAACATGA